A portion of the Segatella copri DSM 18205 genome contains these proteins:
- the fldA gene encoding flavodoxin FldA, which translates to MKTTIVIYGSSTGSCQSIAETIASKLGVEAVDVANIDDATITSHENLLLGTSTWGAGEMQDDWYDGVKTLKSAGLAGKTVALFGCGDSESYPDTFCGGMKELYDAAVEAGATVLPGVSTDGYTYDDSEAIDGDKFLGLALDEVNEDDKTEERIDAWLEAIKPAL; encoded by the coding sequence ATGAAAACAACAATCGTAATTTATGGCTCTTCCACTGGCTCATGCCAGTCGATTGCCGAAACCATCGCCTCTAAGTTGGGCGTGGAAGCTGTAGATGTAGCTAACATCGATGACGCTACTATCACAAGTCATGAGAATCTTCTTCTCGGTACTTCTACCTGGGGTGCCGGCGAGATGCAGGATGACTGGTATGATGGCGTGAAGACATTGAAGAGTGCCGGTTTGGCTGGCAAGACTGTGGCCCTGTTTGGTTGTGGCGACAGCGAGTCTTACCCTGATACATTCTGTGGCGGCATGAAGGAACTCTACGATGCTGCCGTTGAGGCTGGTGCTACCGTATTGCCTGGTGTTTCTACGGATGGATACACCTATGATGACAGTGAGGCGATTGATGGCGATAAGTTCCTGGGACTCGCACTCGACGAGGTGAACGAGGACGACAAGACAGAGGAGCGCATCGATGCCTGGCTCGAGGCCATCAAGCCAGCGTTATAA
- a CDS encoding TonB-dependent receptor: protein MKQKIFALFLILCGLCLNLKAETQGDVVGRVLDDSGAPLVGATVQMVNAKGGVTTDEDGYFRIPYSKDGAVRVKVSFVGYQTQTFVLKADERKGEQHVLRLQPDATALDQVVVTATRTPKALKDAPVVTRLITANDIKIADATNIQDLLTEQMPGLEFGYAMNQETSLNMNGFGGNAVLFLVDGERLAGETMDNVDYSRLNLDNVGRIEIVKGAASALYGANAVAGVINIISRENNEPWTANVNTRYNDFNKEWRHGGSFSFNAGKWNSQTSIQRTTSDEVQLTSPFDTESNILHIYGGETFNVKERLTYKLSDKIKLIGRGGYFNRISKRSNYDDHYMDYSAGLKTVMNLSENDNLEISYGFDQYDKARYVNDERTHDHDYTNRQNTVRALYSHIFGKNTLTVGADFLNDYLTTYQFEDNESKNQNSCDAFAQFDYNPLQWLNIVASLRHDYFSASSQHATTGRLALMTKWKGFSIRANYAGGFRAPTLKEMYMNFDMAGMQMIYGNPDLKPEKSNNYNLALEHTGRVKNAGFFTGQYSLTLMGYYNKYDKRITTEDYADYTPGTGQPDVASRYCNEDGVEVSGIDFSAQYRSDMGLGVKLDYSYLHVGGRSVDSQFSQPRPHSATWRLDYDRQLCSFYRINAALSGRYLSAPDTNIKKHDSSYQLWKFTLQQRFLDAVNLNFTVDNLFGYTPKNYYWSSARTTGRTFTVGLSIDIDRFVKVF from the coding sequence ATGAAACAAAAGATATTCGCACTATTCCTGATCCTTTGCGGATTGTGCCTGAATCTGAAAGCCGAAACCCAGGGCGATGTCGTGGGTAGGGTGCTTGATGATTCGGGCGCACCTTTGGTGGGTGCTACCGTCCAGATGGTGAATGCCAAGGGTGGGGTAACAACTGATGAAGACGGATATTTCCGCATTCCTTACAGCAAGGATGGAGCGGTGAGAGTGAAGGTGAGCTTTGTGGGCTATCAGACTCAGACCTTCGTACTGAAAGCGGATGAGAGAAAAGGTGAGCAGCATGTGCTTCGCCTTCAACCGGATGCTACAGCCCTCGATCAGGTGGTGGTTACCGCTACCCGAACTCCGAAGGCGCTGAAGGATGCTCCTGTGGTAACCCGTCTGATTACCGCCAATGATATCAAGATAGCTGATGCTACCAATATCCAGGACCTCCTCACCGAGCAGATGCCGGGTCTGGAATTCGGCTATGCCATGAATCAGGAGACTTCGCTCAATATGAATGGTTTCGGCGGAAATGCCGTGCTCTTCCTTGTAGATGGCGAGCGATTGGCTGGTGAAACCATGGATAATGTAGATTATAGTCGTCTGAACTTGGATAATGTAGGACGTATCGAGATAGTAAAGGGGGCTGCTTCGGCGCTCTATGGCGCCAATGCCGTAGCCGGAGTCATCAACATCATCTCACGTGAAAACAACGAACCTTGGACTGCCAATGTCAACACCCGCTACAACGACTTCAACAAGGAGTGGCGTCACGGTGGAAGCTTCAGCTTCAATGCCGGAAAGTGGAATTCGCAGACCAGCATCCAGCGCACCACATCGGATGAGGTTCAGCTCACCAGTCCTTTCGATACAGAATCCAACATCCTCCATATCTATGGTGGAGAGACCTTCAATGTGAAGGAGCGTCTTACCTACAAGCTTTCTGATAAGATAAAACTGATAGGTCGTGGCGGTTATTTCAATCGTATCAGCAAGCGCAGCAACTATGATGATCATTACATGGATTATTCTGCCGGACTGAAGACCGTGATGAATCTTTCGGAGAATGATAATCTGGAGATTTCTTACGGCTTCGACCAGTATGACAAGGCTCGATATGTGAATGATGAGCGTACTCACGACCACGATTATACCAACCGTCAGAACACCGTCCGTGCCCTCTATTCCCATATCTTCGGCAAGAATACATTGACGGTAGGTGCAGATTTCCTGAACGATTATCTTACCACCTATCAGTTTGAGGATAATGAATCAAAGAATCAGAATTCATGTGATGCCTTCGCCCAGTTCGATTACAATCCTTTGCAGTGGTTGAACATCGTGGCAAGTCTTCGTCATGATTACTTCTCCGCATCTAGCCAGCATGCTACTACCGGTCGTCTGGCTCTGATGACCAAGTGGAAGGGCTTCTCCATCCGTGCCAACTATGCCGGCGGATTCCGTGCCCCAACGCTCAAGGAGATGTATATGAACTTTGATATGGCAGGTATGCAGATGATTTACGGTAATCCGGATCTGAAGCCGGAGAAGAGCAACAACTACAACCTGGCGCTGGAGCATACCGGAAGGGTGAAGAATGCTGGCTTCTTTACCGGTCAGTATAGTCTTACCCTGATGGGCTATTATAATAAGTATGATAAGCGCATCACTACCGAGGATTATGCCGATTATACCCCGGGAACCGGTCAGCCGGATGTGGCTTCGCGTTATTGCAACGAGGATGGAGTCGAGGTGAGCGGCATCGACTTCAGTGCCCAGTACCGTTCGGATATGGGACTCGGTGTGAAACTCGACTACAGCTATCTCCATGTGGGTGGCAGAAGCGTAGATTCCCAGTTCTCCCAGCCTCGTCCGCATTCAGCAACCTGGCGTCTCGACTACGATCGTCAGCTCTGTTCGTTCTATCGCATCAATGCCGCTCTGTCAGGCAGATACCTGTCTGCTCCTGATACGAACATCAAGAAGCATGACAGCAGTTATCAGTTGTGGAAGTTCACGCTTCAACAGCGATTCCTGGATGCCGTCAATCTGAACTTTACGGTAGATAATCTTTTCGGTTATACGCCAAAGAACTATTATTGGAGTTCGGCGAGGACCACCGGTCGCACCTTCACGGTAGGCCTTTCTATCGATATCGACCGTTTTGTAAAGGTATTCTAA
- a CDS encoding calycin-like domain-containing protein, with product MKKFKTMMAMMLALVSMCVAFSSCSSDDDPVAVAAAKEIAGTYTGSLDMTVMGTASTYDNLTMKIEAVDDATVKVTLPACGEGMMALPALEVPAVKVSGSNGAYAFSQESYAGTITVNGAEKNYTVTLQGTLRDNTLTVNYSVQYGKMPMPMIAKFVCTK from the coding sequence ATGAAAAAGTTTAAGACAATGATGGCCATGATGTTGGCTTTGGTTTCTATGTGTGTAGCATTCAGCTCTTGCAGCAGTGATGATGATCCTGTAGCAGTAGCTGCGGCAAAGGAAATTGCGGGTACCTATACCGGAAGTTTGGATATGACTGTAATGGGCACGGCTTCTACATACGATAACCTTACCATGAAGATTGAGGCTGTTGATGATGCTACAGTCAAGGTTACATTGCCAGCTTGTGGCGAGGGCATGATGGCTCTTCCTGCTCTGGAGGTACCTGCTGTGAAGGTTTCAGGTTCTAACGGTGCTTATGCTTTCTCTCAGGAAAGCTATGCCGGTACTATTACCGTAAATGGTGCTGAGAAAAACTATACCGTTACTTTGCAGGGTACATTAAGGGACAACACCCTAACCGTCAACTATTCTGTGCAGTATGGCAAGATGCCTATGCCGATGATTGCTAAGTTTGTTTGTACAAAATAA
- a CDS encoding AAA family ATPase has translation MDANGIIGREYEQKLILERCKSNKAELIAVYGRRRVGKTFLVRKMFNDQFAFSFIGMYEVSRAVQLEQFRMALAQYAKQTVPKLKTWFEAFAALREYLSGLSLQEPIVLFFDELPWMDTPKSNFIAAFSYFWNSWASMIPQLKLIVCGSSTTWMLAKFIGDKGGLYGRVTRQIYLAPFSLGETELFLNELKGLALTRQQVLDVYMILGGIPYYLDMLERGVPLDVCIDRLFFSQDSPLRGEFEFLFRSLFNDSKHYRKIVEVLSEKMKGMTRKELMDELKLKGGGQLSEILENLKKCDFIRKYATIGKSERDALYQLTDLYSLFYTRFVANNSGQDKNFWSNMRNSGSRTAWSGYAFEQVCLHHIPQIKKALGISGVLANVYSWSCRPFVDSTGAEWRGGQIDMLIDRADGAINICEMKYAKDEFVIDASYEQRLRDRMSSFSVATKTKKALLHTFITTYGVKQNMHSGLVNSEVRMNDLFG, from the coding sequence ATGGATGCAAACGGAATAATAGGACGTGAATATGAGCAGAAACTCATTCTGGAACGTTGTAAAAGCAACAAGGCAGAACTGATAGCTGTCTATGGTCGTAGGCGCGTAGGAAAGACTTTTCTGGTTCGAAAAATGTTCAACGACCAGTTTGCTTTTTCCTTTATTGGTATGTATGAAGTGAGCCGTGCGGTACAGCTGGAGCAGTTTCGGATGGCGTTGGCGCAGTATGCTAAGCAGACCGTGCCCAAGCTGAAAACCTGGTTTGAGGCTTTTGCTGCTTTGCGTGAATATCTGTCGGGCTTATCTCTGCAGGAACCGATTGTTCTGTTCTTTGATGAGTTGCCTTGGATGGATACGCCCAAAAGCAATTTTATCGCAGCTTTCAGTTATTTCTGGAATTCATGGGCTTCTATGATCCCTCAACTGAAACTTATCGTCTGTGGTTCTTCCACCACGTGGATGTTGGCTAAGTTTATAGGCGATAAGGGCGGATTGTATGGTCGCGTTACCCGGCAGATCTATCTGGCTCCATTCTCTCTGGGCGAGACAGAGCTGTTCTTAAACGAATTGAAAGGCCTTGCTCTTACCCGCCAGCAGGTATTGGATGTGTATATGATATTGGGTGGTATTCCTTATTATCTTGATATGCTGGAGCGTGGTGTGCCGTTAGATGTGTGCATCGACAGACTGTTTTTCTCGCAGGATTCGCCATTACGTGGAGAATTCGAATTCCTCTTCCGTTCCCTCTTTAATGACTCCAAGCATTATCGCAAGATAGTAGAGGTGCTTTCTGAAAAAATGAAGGGGATGACCCGTAAGGAATTGATGGATGAGTTGAAACTGAAAGGCGGTGGACAGTTATCAGAAATCCTGGAGAATCTGAAGAAATGCGATTTTATCAGGAAATATGCTACCATAGGAAAGAGTGAAAGGGATGCCCTATATCAGTTAACTGACTTATACTCATTGTTCTATACCCGTTTTGTGGCAAATAACAGTGGGCAGGATAAGAACTTCTGGAGTAACATGCGCAATTCGGGAAGTAGAACAGCCTGGAGCGGTTATGCTTTCGAACAGGTATGCCTACATCATATCCCACAGATCAAGAAGGCATTGGGTATTTCTGGTGTTTTGGCGAATGTTTATTCCTGGTCCTGCCGTCCTTTTGTAGATTCTACTGGTGCAGAATGGCGAGGAGGTCAGATAGATATGCTGATAGACCGTGCTGATGGAGCTATCAATATCTGTGAGATGAAATATGCCAAGGATGAGTTTGTGATAGATGCCAGCTATGAGCAGCGGCTGCGTGACAGGATGTCTTCCTTCTCTGTGGCGACCAAGACGAAGAAGGCATTGCTGCATACTTTCATCACGACTTATGGGGTGAAGCAGAATATGCATAGTGGATTGGTGAATAGTGAGGTAAGGATGAATGATCTCTTTGGATAA
- a CDS encoding cobaltochelatase subunit CobN, producing MKKKHIFLALLAVIVLGGLAKAYSAWVGTTRIAFLNYQAIALGQISHANDNAMIKLSEITTDDFDHLDDYDMIIVNGMGLRIDENQRKQLEEASYKVPTLTHAATNPANNIVSVDNFDADYLMQYIENGSKKNYHSMLAYIRKFIDGKKFMAPEPERVDERPNYLLTHFDPKDEKGDELGFNSIREYNAFLAKNGLYKKGAPTILLTGFMGAAPDMEKAFEKKGFMVYRINQLQSFIAGHHADSIQANAVVNMAHGRLGDYFVEFLKQKNIPLFSPLNINRLTTDWENDKQGMNGGFMSQSIVTPEIDGAIRPYVVFGQRINKEGLQEVYGIPDRMESFVESVQGYVNLKNKKNSSKRIAIFYFKGPGQNALTASGMEVVPSLYNLLVRLKNEGYNVGKLPANPQELAKMIQAQGAVFGTYAEGAYTQFLQSGHPALVTAQQFAGWTQKALSKKMIKEMNQLYGSFPGKYMATDDGKLAVARLQFGNVALLPQVMAGVGGDSFKIVHGTDQAPPYTYVASYLWARYGFSADALIHFGTHGSLEYTPRKQVALDSNDWSDRLIGVVPHLYIYTIGNVGEAMIAKRRTYAQTQSYLTPPFKESELRQTYKQLSDAIQSYEKKASAEQSLKVKALTVKMGIARELGLDAKQMNKPYSADEIARVENFEEELANEKITGKLYTLGVPYDTDDVRTSVYAMATDPIAYGMLAVDKLKGRAQEGVEKHKQLFDRLYLSKARNTVTQLLGSASVSDEYICRYVGITPAELQMARKVEAMQAAPDPIQMMMQMADQMGGAKEAKPKRVDHRTVSELRAAKVSHKKKIPQMSREAFEKMEQTGRFPDKMMEAIKKGQKWYQEDLKKAKMSKAGKGKASQKSSKDKGMMMSKAPKYTRQQIHLAQAITTVEHALQNVGKYSEALRQSPLNEMSSLMNALNGGFTAPSPGGDLIVNPNTLPTGRNLFSINVENTPSEDAWEKAKELCDNTIKMYCERHKGEYPRKVSYTLWSSEFIETEGATIAQILYMLGVEPVRDAFGRVTDLRLIPSKQLGRPRIDVVVQTSGQLRDLAASRLFLINKAIEMAANAKGDKYDNLVKAGVTESERVLVEKGMSPKEAREVSMYRVFGGVNGNYGTGIQEMVTAGDRWDKESQIAEVYMNNMGAYYGDEKNWETVRKAAFEAALTRTDVVVQPRQSNTWGALSLDHVYEFMGGMNLAVRNVTGKDPDAYLADYRNHSNMRMQEVKEAIGIEGRTTIFNPAYIKEKMKGGASSASTFAEIVTNTYGWNVMKPKAIDKEMWDEIYNVYVKDKYNLGTKEFFDKQNPAALMEMTAVMMESARKGMWKATPQQLKDIAKLHTETVNKYKPSCSGFVCDNAKLRNYIASKTDAASAKEYQQNVEQIRDAEAAKNSSDKGMVMKKETLNEEAQKTTTVVSGIVVGVIVIVAFVVLAVYLRRRRKMMSEE from the coding sequence ATTAAAAAGAAACACATCTTCCTGGCCTTATTGGCTGTGATCGTTCTGGGAGGTTTGGCGAAGGCTTACTCTGCCTGGGTGGGTACTACCCGCATCGCTTTCCTCAACTATCAGGCTATTGCGCTGGGACAGATTTCGCATGCCAACGACAATGCGATGATTAAACTGAGTGAGATCACGACCGATGATTTCGATCATCTGGATGATTACGATATGATTATCGTGAATGGTATGGGACTCCGAATTGACGAGAACCAGCGCAAGCAGTTGGAAGAGGCTTCCTATAAGGTGCCGACCCTGACTCATGCTGCTACCAACCCAGCCAACAATATCGTATCGGTAGATAACTTCGATGCAGATTATCTGATGCAGTACATCGAGAACGGCAGCAAGAAGAATTATCACAGTATGCTCGCTTACATCCGTAAGTTTATAGACGGAAAGAAGTTCATGGCTCCAGAACCGGAACGTGTGGATGAGCGACCAAACTATCTCCTGACTCATTTCGACCCGAAGGATGAAAAAGGCGATGAGCTGGGTTTCAACAGCATCCGTGAGTACAATGCCTTCCTGGCGAAGAACGGATTATATAAGAAAGGTGCTCCTACCATCTTGCTCACCGGTTTTATGGGTGCGGCTCCTGATATGGAAAAAGCTTTCGAGAAGAAGGGATTCATGGTGTATCGCATCAACCAGCTGCAGAGCTTTATTGCCGGTCATCATGCTGACAGTATTCAGGCGAATGCCGTAGTGAATATGGCGCATGGCAGACTGGGCGATTACTTCGTTGAGTTCCTGAAGCAGAAGAATATTCCATTGTTCTCACCTCTTAATATCAACCGCTTGACCACCGATTGGGAGAACGACAAGCAGGGAATGAATGGCGGTTTCATGTCGCAGAGCATCGTGACTCCGGAGATTGATGGTGCCATCCGTCCATACGTGGTTTTCGGACAGCGCATCAACAAGGAGGGCTTGCAGGAGGTTTACGGCATCCCAGACAGAATGGAGAGTTTCGTGGAGAGCGTGCAGGGTTATGTGAATCTGAAGAACAAGAAGAACAGCAGCAAGCGCATCGCCATCTTCTACTTCAAGGGTCCCGGTCAGAATGCACTCACCGCTTCGGGAATGGAAGTGGTTCCATCGCTCTACAATCTCCTGGTTCGCTTGAAGAATGAGGGATACAATGTAGGCAAGTTGCCAGCCAATCCTCAGGAACTGGCAAAGATGATCCAGGCTCAGGGTGCCGTCTTCGGAACCTATGCCGAGGGAGCCTATACCCAATTCCTCCAGTCGGGACATCCTGCCCTGGTTACCGCCCAGCAGTTTGCCGGATGGACCCAGAAGGCTTTGTCTAAGAAGATGATCAAGGAGATGAATCAGCTCTATGGTTCCTTCCCAGGCAAATATATGGCTACCGATGACGGTAAGTTGGCGGTGGCAAGACTGCAGTTCGGTAATGTGGCTCTGCTTCCACAGGTGATGGCAGGCGTGGGAGGCGACTCCTTCAAGATTGTGCATGGCACCGACCAGGCACCTCCTTACACTTATGTTGCCTCTTATCTCTGGGCACGTTATGGTTTCAGTGCTGATGCTCTCATCCATTTCGGAACCCACGGTTCGCTGGAATATACCCCGAGAAAGCAGGTGGCACTCGACAGCAACGACTGGAGTGACCGATTGATTGGTGTGGTTCCACATCTTTATATATATACCATCGGCAATGTGGGCGAGGCGATGATTGCCAAGCGCCGCACCTATGCCCAGACCCAGAGCTATCTCACCCCTCCTTTCAAGGAGAGCGAATTGCGACAGACTTATAAGCAGTTGAGTGATGCCATCCAGTCTTACGAAAAGAAGGCATCTGCCGAACAGTCGCTCAAGGTGAAGGCGCTGACCGTGAAGATGGGAATCGCCCGAGAACTGGGTCTCGATGCCAAGCAGATGAACAAGCCTTATTCTGCAGATGAAATCGCGAGAGTAGAGAACTTTGAGGAAGAGTTGGCAAACGAGAAGATTACCGGCAAGCTCTATACTCTGGGTGTGCCATACGATACTGATGATGTCCGCACCAGTGTCTATGCGATGGCTACAGATCCTATTGCCTACGGAATGTTGGCAGTAGATAAGTTGAAAGGTCGTGCCCAGGAGGGTGTGGAGAAGCACAAGCAGCTTTTCGACCGTCTCTATCTGAGCAAGGCACGCAACACTGTGACCCAGCTTCTGGGTTCAGCCTCGGTTTCTGATGAATACATCTGCCGTTATGTTGGAATCACTCCTGCCGAACTCCAGATGGCCCGTAAGGTAGAGGCGATGCAGGCAGCTCCGGATCCTATCCAGATGATGATGCAGATGGCAGATCAGATGGGTGGAGCGAAGGAGGCGAAGCCGAAGAGGGTAGACCACCGTACGGTAAGCGAACTCCGTGCTGCCAAGGTTTCTCATAAGAAGAAGATTCCGCAGATGAGTCGTGAGGCTTTTGAGAAGATGGAGCAGACCGGTCGCTTCCCTGACAAGATGATGGAAGCCATCAAGAAGGGACAGAAATGGTATCAGGAGGATTTGAAGAAGGCGAAGATGTCGAAAGCCGGCAAAGGCAAAGCATCTCAGAAATCTTCTAAAGATAAGGGTATGATGATGTCGAAAGCACCTAAATATACCCGTCAGCAGATTCATCTGGCTCAGGCGATTACTACCGTAGAGCATGCCTTGCAGAATGTGGGCAAGTATTCGGAGGCGCTCCGTCAGAGTCCGCTCAACGAGATGTCTTCTCTGATGAATGCCCTGAATGGCGGCTTTACTGCTCCATCTCCTGGTGGTGATCTGATTGTGAATCCGAACACTCTGCCTACCGGTAGAAACCTCTTCTCAATCAATGTGGAGAATACGCCTTCGGAGGATGCCTGGGAGAAGGCGAAGGAACTTTGCGACAATACCATCAAGATGTATTGCGAGCGACATAAGGGTGAATATCCTCGTAAGGTGAGCTATACGCTCTGGAGTAGCGAGTTTATCGAAACGGAGGGTGCTACCATCGCTCAGATTCTCTATATGCTCGGTGTAGAACCGGTAAGAGATGCTTTCGGTCGTGTTACCGATCTGCGTCTCATCCCATCCAAGCAGTTGGGCCGTCCTCGCATCGATGTCGTGGTTCAGACTTCCGGTCAGCTCCGCGACCTGGCAGCATCCCGTCTCTTCCTCATCAACAAGGCGATAGAGATGGCGGCAAATGCCAAGGGTGATAAGTATGATAACCTAGTGAAAGCCGGTGTTACCGAATCCGAAAGAGTGCTCGTAGAGAAGGGCATGTCGCCAAAGGAGGCCCGCGAGGTAAGTATGTATCGTGTCTTTGGTGGCGTAAACGGCAACTATGGTACCGGTATCCAGGAGATGGTAACCGCAGGCGACCGCTGGGATAAGGAGAGTCAGATTGCCGAGGTCTATATGAACAATATGGGTGCCTACTACGGTGATGAGAAGAACTGGGAGACCGTTCGCAAGGCTGCTTTCGAGGCAGCGCTGACCCGTACTGATGTGGTAGTTCAGCCACGACAGAGCAACACTTGGGGTGCTTTGAGTCTCGACCACGTATATGAATTCATGGGAGGTATGAACCTCGCAGTCCGCAACGTAACCGGTAAGGATCCGGATGCTTATCTCGCCGACTATCGCAACCATAGCAATATGAGAATGCAGGAGGTGAAGGAGGCTATCGGTATCGAGGGCAGAACCACCATCTTCAATCCTGCCTATATCAAGGAGAAGATGAAGGGTGGAGCCAGCAGTGCCAGCACATTCGCCGAAATCGTAACCAATACCTACGGCTGGAATGTGATGAAGCCAAAGGCAATCGACAAGGAGATGTGGGACGAGATCTATAATGTATATGTCAAGGACAAGTACAATCTCGGCACCAAGGAGTTCTTCGACAAGCAGAATCCGGCTGCTCTGATGGAGATGACCGCCGTGATGATGGAGAGTGCCCGCAAGGGAATGTGGAAGGCTACTCCTCAGCAGCTCAAGGACATCGCCAAGCTCCATACCGAGACCGTGAACAAGTATAAGCCTTCATGCTCCGGTTTTGTCTGCGACAATGCCAAGCTGCGCAACTATATCGCCAGCAAGACCGATGCTGCTTCTGCCAAGGAATATCAGCAGAATGTAGAGCAGATCCGCGATGCTGAGGCTGCGAAGAACAGCAGCGACAAGGGTATGGTAATGAAGAAGGAGACGCTGAATGAGGAAGCTCAGAAGACCACCACTGTGGTGAGCGGTATCGTTGTAGGTGTCATCGTCATCGTAGCATTCGTTGTGCTCGCCGTATATTTGCGACGTCGTCGCAAAATGATGAGTGAAGAATAA
- a CDS encoding DUF2149 domain-containing protein has protein sequence MRQRRRNRLAHDGEDDDPMSVVSNLFDVAMVFALALMVALVSRYNMTEMFSKDNFTMVKNPGKENMEIITKDGQKINRYTPSEDQSKKSGNRGKKVGIAYQLENGEIIYVPEDK, from the coding sequence ATGAGACAGAGACGCAGAAATAGGCTTGCGCATGATGGCGAGGATGATGATCCGATGAGCGTAGTGAGCAACCTCTTTGATGTGGCGATGGTGTTTGCCCTCGCCCTGATGGTAGCCCTCGTTTCGCGCTATAATATGACGGAAATGTTCAGCAAGGATAACTTCACGATGGTGAAGAACCCTGGCAAGGAGAATATGGAAATCATTACCAAGGATGGACAGAAAATCAATCGCTATACCCCTTCAGAAGACCAGAGTAAGAAGTCTGGCAACAGGGGAAAGAAGGTAGGCATTGCTTACCAGTTGGAGAATGGCGAAATCATCTATGTTCCGGAAGATAAATAA
- a CDS encoding MotA/TolQ/ExbB proton channel family protein produces MTYISDVLFWISTGMLVPVIILLIFFFLRALLLLGGFFGQYLVKRKSGAEIREQMNTLTLDNIDTLGDRLPKNKQAVIVSYMKKLVDNRQSKAQVNRILDQYTQFVEKDLSLPSTLLKMGPMLGLMGTLIPMGPALVGLSTGDIASMAYNMQVAFATTVVGLFSAAIGFVTKQTKNRWYTEDMSNLEFMADLLEEK; encoded by the coding sequence ATGACTTACATATCAGACGTATTGTTTTGGATTTCCACAGGCATGCTGGTTCCTGTGATTATTTTGTTGATTTTCTTCTTCCTCAGAGCCTTGCTGCTCCTCGGAGGTTTCTTCGGACAGTATCTTGTAAAGCGCAAGTCGGGTGCGGAGATTCGTGAACAGATGAACACCCTGACACTCGATAACATCGATACCTTGGGCGATCGCTTGCCGAAGAACAAGCAGGCTGTCATCGTTTCCTATATGAAGAAACTCGTGGACAACCGTCAGAGCAAGGCGCAGGTAAACCGCATCCTCGACCAGTATACCCAGTTTGTTGAGAAGGATCTTTCTCTTCCTTCTACACTTTTGAAGATGGGTCCGATGCTCGGTTTGATGGGTACCTTGATTCCGATGGGTCCTGCCCTGGTAGGTCTTTCTACCGGCGATATTGCTTCGATGGCTTACAATATGCAGGTGGCTTTCGCTACCACCGTAGTGGGATTGTTCTCTGCTGCCATCGGTTTCGTAACCAAGCAGACCAAGAACCGCTGGTACACTGAGGATATGAGCAACCTCGAGTTTATGGCAGACCTTTTGGAGGAAAAGTAA